The following is a genomic window from Pedobacter sp. KBS0701.
GCCTATATTGAGAAACTTGATTAAGCTATATTTAAATGGCTTTCCATCGGCCCTTAATTTGGCGAATGGAATTACACTGATGGCATCCACAAATAAAATCCATGCGAAATAATGTACATAAGATTTTTGGTCAGCCAATTCTGCGATGTTTCCGTCTAATGTATACCTGGCCAGGTAATCGGAAAAAATTAATGCGGTGATTAAAAACAGGGTTGATATAAAAGCAATTACTAAAAAGCTATTGTTATATACTTCCTGCTTCCGATCTTCATGTTTATTTAAATACCTGAAAAAAGTGGTTTCCATCCCAAAAGCCAGTATTGGATTGATGATGGACACGTAACTGAACATTTTGGTAAAAACACCATAAACTCCAGGAGCGAAAACACCCGTGTAAACAGGCGTTAAAATAAAATTGAACAACCGGGAAAAAATGGTACTAATACCATAAATCATGGTTTGCCCGAGAAACTTTTTATATACAGACATTTATGATTGAGATTTGAGCATTGCGTATTGAGATAAGTTCCATACCGGAACAAATAGCAATTCAGCAATTTATTTTCTTAAGACTTCAAAATTACGATAGTTTTTCACTTCGCCATCGCTCACCGCCACATTTTCTACACGTGAGCGGTCAGGGCCTTCATTGCACCAGTTTAGAAATTCTTCCAAAAAAATTTCTTCGCCTTCCGCTTCTATATAAACCGATCCGTCTTTTTCGTTCCTTACAAAACCATTTACCATCATTTGGTTGGCAATAATTTTAGTAGTTTCTCTAAAGCCAACGCCCTGTACTTTGCCTGTTACTTTTATATTGAGATGTTTCATTTATTGTTGTAAAGTTGAAATGTTTACTGTTGCAAAGGTAAATGAATTATAACAATTCTTTAACACCTGTTCATGATGGCACCAAGCTGATGTAATGGAGCTATACCCATTTGTTTGGTTATACAAAATCAATTACGTTTTATCTTAGAGCTACAAGAGCCTATTTAAATTAAATAAAATTTATTTTGTATGTCAGTCTGAGCGTAGTCGAATATGAATTGTAAAATAAAGTTGAAACTTAAAGGAGTATCAATAGCCGAAGTGAGTTTATAAAAGAACGGGGTAATTATCTGCCAAATCAAAAATTATAATTAGACTGGTTATCATTAACACTAATTTTTCCGGATTAGGCTAACATTTAGGTAATTTGAATTTTAAAACGGAGACGATAATGAGTGTACATATAGGATTGATGATCTGGAAGGAAATGAAAACCAAAGAGATTTCTGTTTCCCTATTCGCAGAAAAAATGGCCATTAGCAAAACCAAAGCACAGGAAATCATCAATAGTCCAAGCCTGGATGTTTCACTGCTTGCCAATGTGAGTGAAATACTGGGCTACAATTTTTTCAGCTATTACGAAAAGGGTAAACTATTTTCGGAGTTTAGTAAAAAGGAAACGCAGGCATCAGCAGAAGAGATCAAAAGGCTAAAAAGCCTGCTAAGCGAGAAAAATAAAGCCATCGAACTTAAGGATAAAATAATCCAAAACCTCTCACATACCGTTTCTTTACTCGAAAAAGTCCAATACCGTTAATTGGAAGCATGATTGTTGTCGAATAAGTCTTTCAAAGAACAACAACACTACCAATCATCCATTTAGCCCCAAAACCAATAGATGTGGTGAGATAAGCCTTATAATTGCATAATACGATGTTGATTTAGATATAAAAATTGTTTTGCAGTTGCGCAAGCTGGGCTATTTTTACATTAAATTCCTGCCATATTTCGTCAAGGATAACTCTTGCAGGCTTAATTTCTTTCAGCATTGCCGAAACCTGACCGATTTCAAGTTCGCCATTTTCCATATCGCCTTCAAACATTCCCAGTTTCGCCCTGGCATGGCCCAAAAGTTCAGCCAGCTCATCCCGGCTTGCTCCGTCGGCTTCAGCTTTGGTAATAGCATCAGCAAATTCATTTTTCAGTAACCTTACCGGAACCAGTTTTTTCATCGCTAGTTTAGTATCGCCCTCACTGGCAGCAATAATTTTATGTTTAAACGCCTGATGAGCAGACGATTCTTCGGCCACTGCAAAAGCCGAACCTATTTGAACGGCATCAGCACCTAAGGCAAATGCAGCCAGCATGGCTTTACCACTCCCGATGCCACCTGCAGCGATGACCGGAATGTTAACAAGCTCTTTTATTATAGGGATTAAACACATCGTTGTAGTTTCTTCTCTCCCGTTATGCCCACCCGCCTCAAAACCTTCGGCAACAATCGCATCAACACCGGCTTCCTGAGCTTTTATAGCAAATTTTGTATTCGCAATTACATGAACCACAGTAATACCCTTTTCTTTTAAAAAACTGGTCCATGTTGCCGGGTTACCGGCAGAAGAAAATACAATTTTTACCTTTTCTTCAATTACTACATCTATAATTTCCTGAATATTAGGGTAAAGTAATGGAATATTAACGCCAAATGGCTGATGAGTTGCTAATCTACACTTTTGAATATGTGTTCTTAAAACGTCAGGATACATTGAACCTGCTCCAATAATGCCCAGGCCTCCTGCATTAGAAACTGCTGAAGCCAGTCTCCAGCCACTGCACCAAACCATTCCAGCCTGAATAATAGGATATTTAATATTGAATAGTTTACAGATTGGGTTCATGAGGAAAATTTACTTTACAAATAGTTGGCAAATTATTGAAATATCACTTATTCCGAAAGAATTCTATATAATTCCAAAATCGCGTTAAATAAATTGAAATAATACCCTTATACATAAAAAAGCTGATTTTTAATGTATAAGCTCGAAATGGCATTAAACTCATGACCAAATAAAATGACTCTTCAAAACAAGCGATTTTTAAGGTTATTAAAGAACGGATACTTTCTTTAAATCAGTCGCTGTACTTTGTCGCTTTCAATTGTAAAATTGGCAGACAGCCGGATTAAATTCAATCCTGGTTT
Proteins encoded in this region:
- a CDS encoding nitronate monooxygenase family protein, which translates into the protein MNPICKLFNIKYPIIQAGMVWCSGWRLASAVSNAGGLGIIGAGSMYPDVLRTHIQKCRLATHQPFGVNIPLLYPNIQEIIDVVIEEKVKIVFSSAGNPATWTSFLKEKGITVVHVIANTKFAIKAQEAGVDAIVAEGFEAGGHNGREETTTMCLIPIIKELVNIPVIAAGGIGSGKAMLAAFALGADAVQIGSAFAVAEESSAHQAFKHKIIAASEGDTKLAMKKLVPVRLLKNEFADAITKAEADGASRDELAELLGHARAKLGMFEGDMENGELEIGQVSAMLKEIKPARVILDEIWQEFNVKIAQLAQLQNNFYI
- a CDS encoding acylphosphatase: MKHLNIKVTGKVQGVGFRETTKIIANQMMVNGFVRNEKDGSVYIEAEGEEIFLEEFLNWCNEGPDRSRVENVAVSDGEVKNYRNFEVLRK